In bacterium, a single window of DNA contains:
- a CDS encoding alpha/beta hydrolase, whose protein sequence is MQTRTIAAAVLVLSLAVCSRAFPDDFLKTLQQAAYTEAGLVYGQGGGHDLRLDLYQPSTGEGPFPAVVFIHGGGWRAGHSGQFSRQAMYLATQGYVCVCIDYRLSGEARFPAAIEDCKCAVRWMRAVGAKEYKVDPERIAVSGESAGGHLSLLLGTSGGAAELEGQGGWAGYSSRVQLVAAFNPACRFSGIHSDAIPAFLGGDSLEVPEAYRLATPSTWIDRTDPPMLLLHGDQDKTVPYSQSVEFVDALKAAGVEAELYTEKGAGHTWMSFPPYFEPTTLALKSFLDRHFKK, encoded by the coding sequence ATGCAAACCCGGACCATCGCAGCCGCAGTTCTGGTTCTGAGCCTCGCTGTCTGCAGCCGGGCCTTCCCGGATGATTTCCTTAAAACCCTGCAACAGGCCGCCTACACCGAGGCGGGGCTGGTCTACGGCCAGGGCGGAGGCCATGACCTCCGGCTCGACCTGTACCAGCCCTCCACTGGCGAGGGGCCGTTCCCGGCGGTGGTGTTCATTCACGGGGGAGGCTGGCGCGCCGGGCATTCGGGGCAGTTCTCGCGCCAGGCGATGTACCTGGCCACCCAGGGCTATGTCTGCGTCTGCATCGATTACAGGCTCTCCGGCGAGGCGCGCTTCCCGGCCGCGATTGAGGACTGCAAGTGCGCGGTGCGCTGGATGCGGGCCGTGGGAGCGAAAGAATACAAGGTGGACCCGGAGCGGATCGCGGTGAGCGGCGAATCGGCCGGCGGGCACCTGTCGCTTCTGCTGGGCACGAGCGGAGGGGCGGCGGAGCTGGAGGGGCAGGGCGGCTGGGCCGGGTATTCCAGCCGGGTGCAGCTCGTGGCGGCGTTCAACCCGGCCTGCCGGTTCTCGGGGATCCACAGTGACGCGATCCCGGCGTTCCTGGGCGGCGACAGCCTGGAGGTCCCCGAGGCCTACCGTCTGGCCACACCCTCCACCTGGATCGACCGGACCGACCCGCCCATGCTCCTTCTGCACGGCGACCAGGACAAGACCGTGCCCTACAGCCAGAGCGTGGAGTTTGTCGACGCGCTCAAAGCGGCCGGGGTGGAGGCGGAACTGTACACAGAGAAGGGCGCCGGCCACACCTGGATGAGTTTCCCGCCCTATTTCGAGCCGACCACCCTGGCGCTGAAGAGCTTCCTGGACCGGCATTTCAAGAAATGA